One Mycobacteroides abscessus ATCC 19977 genomic window carries:
- a CDS encoding sulfurtransferase yields MARSDVLVSAQWAQDNLSAPNTVFVEVDEDTSAYDVGHIEGAVKLDWKTDLQDAVKRDFVDQQQFSKLLSDKGISNDDTVVLYGGNNNWFAAYAYWYFKLYGHRDVKLLDGGRKKWELDGRPLSTDTVSRPATSYQAAAPDNTIRAFRDEVIAAIGTKNLVDVRSPDEFSGKILAPAHLPQEQSQRPGHVPGAINVPWSKAAAEDGTFKSDEELAKLYADAGLDGQKETIAYCRIGERSSHTWFVLQEILGHQNVKNYDGSWTEYGSLVGAPIELGS; encoded by the coding sequence ATGGCCCGCTCTGACGTACTGGTCTCCGCCCAATGGGCGCAAGACAATCTTTCCGCCCCCAACACAGTGTTCGTGGAGGTGGACGAGGACACCAGCGCGTACGACGTCGGCCACATCGAGGGCGCCGTCAAGCTGGACTGGAAGACCGATCTGCAGGACGCCGTCAAGCGCGACTTCGTCGACCAGCAGCAGTTCTCGAAGCTGCTGTCCGACAAGGGCATCAGCAATGACGACACCGTGGTTCTGTACGGCGGCAACAACAACTGGTTCGCGGCGTACGCGTACTGGTACTTCAAGCTGTACGGGCACCGGGACGTGAAGCTGCTCGACGGAGGCCGCAAGAAGTGGGAGCTGGATGGCCGCCCGCTGTCCACCGACACGGTCTCGCGCCCGGCGACCTCATACCAGGCGGCCGCGCCCGACAACACGATCCGCGCGTTCCGTGACGAGGTGATTGCCGCGATCGGGACGAAGAACCTCGTGGATGTGCGGTCGCCCGATGAGTTCTCCGGCAAGATCCTGGCTCCCGCGCATCTGCCGCAGGAACAGAGCCAGCGCCCCGGGCACGTGCCCGGCGCCATCAACGTTCCCTGGAGCAAGGCCGCCGCCGAGGACGGCACCTTCAAGTCGGATGAAGAGCTGGCCAAGCTCTACGCCGATGCCGGGCTGGACGGCCAGAAGGAAACCATCGCGTACTGCCGCATCGGTGAGCGTTCCTCGCACACCTGGTTCGTGTTGCAGGAGATCCTGGGACACCAGAACGTGAAGAACTACGACGGCAGTTGGACCGAATACGGCTCTCTCGTGGGAGCCCCGATCGAGTTGGGAAGCTAG
- the lmeA gene encoding mannan chain length control protein LmeA, with protein sequence MRMRKPLIATIAAVCALALAATGTDFGFAIFAEYRLSRTLRTEANLSSDPSVAILVFPFIPQALRHRYKEIEIKAHGVDHAETGKATLEGTLHGIDVSRASWLIRPDSPLRVDRLESRIIIDSNHLGRFIGINDLAVEPPPREQNDATGGTTESGISTGTGLLFTGTPKTGEFQHKVTVSVDVSVGGPDKTDLQLVATSVVTGPGTADRDVPEEQQAGVFAAFTKVVPRQKLPFAIEPTTVGARGSDVIIEGIAEGVTISLDAFKQS encoded by the coding sequence ATGCGAATGCGCAAGCCCCTGATCGCCACCATCGCGGCGGTGTGTGCCCTGGCGCTCGCGGCCACGGGCACCGACTTCGGATTTGCGATTTTCGCCGAATACCGGCTGTCCCGGACGCTGCGTACCGAGGCCAATCTGAGCTCCGATCCGTCGGTGGCCATTCTGGTGTTTCCGTTCATTCCGCAGGCCCTGAGACATCGATACAAGGAAATCGAGATCAAGGCGCACGGCGTCGACCACGCCGAGACGGGCAAGGCAACGTTGGAAGGCACGCTGCACGGCATCGACGTGTCGCGGGCGTCCTGGCTGATCCGCCCGGACTCCCCGTTGCGGGTGGACCGCCTCGAGAGCCGGATCATCATCGACTCGAATCACCTGGGCCGGTTCATCGGAATCAACGACCTGGCCGTCGAGCCGCCTCCCCGGGAACAGAACGACGCCACCGGCGGCACCACCGAGTCGGGCATTTCGACGGGCACCGGTCTGCTGTTCACCGGCACGCCCAAGACGGGTGAGTTCCAACACAAGGTGACCGTTTCGGTCGACGTGTCCGTCGGCGGGCCGGACAAGACAGATCTACAGCTCGTCGCAACGTCCGTGGTGACCGGCCCCGGAACGGCAGATCGCGATGTGCCCGAGGAACAGCAAGCCGGCGTGTTCGCCGCCTTCACCAAGGTGGTCCCACGGCAAAAGCTCCCGTTCGCCATCGAACCAACCACGGTCGGTGCACGTGGATCAGATGTGATCATCGAAGGTATCGCCGAGGGAGTAACGATCTCCCTGGACGCGTTCAAACAGTCATGA
- a CDS encoding DUF4395 domain-containing protein, translating to MTTANTTPAISQVDVRGPRFSAWVTTTVLIITLAVSAVSPTAAAVILGLQAVVFAIGALLGPHRAPYGTIFRTLIQPRLSPVTEREPVPPLQFAQLLGFTFAAVGTVGFATGVTLLGVIATALALGAAFLNAAFGICLGCQIYPLITRLRRTQPSAQ from the coding sequence ATGACCACTGCCAACACAACGCCTGCAATCAGTCAGGTTGACGTCCGTGGCCCTCGCTTTTCCGCCTGGGTCACCACCACGGTTCTCATCATCACGCTGGCCGTGTCGGCCGTTTCGCCGACCGCCGCCGCGGTGATCCTGGGGCTCCAAGCTGTGGTGTTCGCGATCGGTGCGCTGTTAGGCCCGCATCGCGCCCCGTACGGAACGATCTTCCGGACATTGATCCAGCCTCGGCTGAGCCCGGTGACCGAACGTGAGCCGGTCCCCCCGCTGCAGTTCGCGCAGTTGCTGGGCTTCACCTTCGCCGCCGTCGGCACCGTCGGGTTTGCCACGGGCGTCACATTGCTCGGTGTGATCGCCACCGCCCTCGCACTCGGCGCGGCCTTTCTGAACGCTGCCTTCGGCATCTGCCTGGGCTGCCAGATCTACCCCCTGATCACCCGCCTCCGCCGCACCCAACCGTCTGCCCAGTAA
- a CDS encoding thioredoxin family protein yields MTAVIAIAVALLASSLIAVAIKSRSGKLREGPGGTDDVQAPPGIELSATGPTIVHFSAVWCGPCAAVRRVVDQVSADHPEVAHIEVDIDANPDAARVLSVLSLPTTFIFDATGRQAYRVSGVPKATDLRTALQGMTQPG; encoded by the coding sequence GTGACCGCGGTCATCGCGATTGCGGTCGCGCTGCTGGCGTCGAGCCTCATCGCTGTCGCCATCAAGAGCAGATCCGGCAAGCTCCGTGAAGGCCCCGGTGGGACGGATGACGTCCAGGCCCCGCCCGGCATCGAGCTGTCCGCTACCGGGCCGACAATCGTGCACTTCAGTGCGGTGTGGTGCGGACCGTGCGCCGCGGTTCGCCGGGTTGTCGATCAGGTATCGGCCGATCATCCCGAGGTCGCACATATAGAGGTCGACATCGATGCCAACCCGGACGCCGCACGGGTGCTCTCGGTGTTGTCACTGCCGACAACCTTCATCTTCGACGCCACCGGACGCCAGGCCTATCGGGTCTCCGGGGTACCCAAGGCAACGGACCTGCGTACTGCGCTGCAGGGCATGACGCAGCCGGGGTAA
- a CDS encoding winged helix-turn-helix transcriptional regulator produces the protein MDLLLLTADPNPDGVLPSLSLLAHTVRPVPSEVSSLLEAGAADVAIVDARTDLASARGLCRLLGAAGSSVPVVAVVNEGSLVAVNVDWGLDDILLPGTGPAEIDARLRLLVGRRAGAVNVENASKVVLGELVIDEGTYTARLRGRPLDLTYKEFELLKYLAQHAGRVFTRAQLLQEVWGYDFFGGTRTVDVHVRRLRAKLGGEYESLIGTVRNVGYKAVRPPRAKGEPGPSAADDDDESDIDDLDDDGTDQDIASEPGAINAG, from the coding sequence TTGGACCTGTTGCTGTTGACCGCTGACCCAAATCCCGATGGGGTGCTGCCGTCCCTGTCGCTGCTGGCCCATACCGTGCGACCGGTACCCAGCGAGGTGTCCTCGCTGTTAGAGGCGGGCGCCGCAGACGTGGCCATCGTCGATGCCCGCACCGATCTGGCCTCCGCGCGGGGGCTGTGCCGGCTGCTCGGCGCGGCCGGGTCGTCGGTTCCCGTGGTCGCTGTGGTCAACGAGGGCAGCCTGGTGGCGGTCAACGTCGACTGGGGTCTGGACGACATCCTGCTGCCCGGAACGGGCCCTGCCGAGATCGATGCCCGGCTGCGCCTGCTGGTGGGCCGTCGCGCGGGTGCGGTCAACGTCGAGAACGCCAGCAAGGTGGTACTCGGTGAACTGGTCATCGATGAGGGCACCTACACCGCGCGCCTACGCGGCCGCCCGCTTGATCTCACCTACAAGGAATTCGAGCTGCTGAAGTATCTGGCGCAGCACGCCGGCCGCGTTTTCACCAGGGCTCAGCTGCTGCAAGAGGTCTGGGGATACGACTTCTTCGGCGGTACACGCACCGTGGATGTGCACGTGCGACGGCTGCGCGCGAAGTTGGGCGGTGAATACGAATCGTTGATCGGCACCGTACGCAACGTCGGCTACAAGGCGGTGCGCCCGCCGCGCGCCAAGGGCGAGCCCGGCCCGTCCGCGGCCGATGACGACGACGAGTCCGATATCGACGATCTTGACGACGACGGTACCGATCAGGACATCGCCTCCGAACCGGGGGCGATCAACGCGGGGTGA
- a CDS encoding Ms5788A family Cys-rich leader peptide, which produces MLARLEPMLTKRRAVDLCRVAGCCCCCC; this is translated from the coding sequence GTGCTAGCCCGCCTTGAGCCGATGCTCACGAAACGACGCGCCGTCGATCTGTGCCGCGTCGCGGGCTGCTGCTGTTGTTGCTGCTAA